The Gracilibacillus caseinilyticus genome segment ATAAATTAATGGATCTTTTATATGGACTGCATGATACAGCTGCTAACATGCCAGGAAGGATATTTATGGTCGAAGTGTTAGGTGGTAATTCAGGCAACCTTGCCTTGGAAAGTACCGTCGCAGGTGCAGGTGATCTAGCAATCGTACCAGAATATGTAACCCAAAAGCGTGCAATCACCAAAGTGGTAAAGGAAAAATTAAAACAAAAGCAATCGTTAGTCATTGTATGTTCAGAATCTGCCTATGAAGATAAAAACTATCAATCTGGCAATCAAGGGGTATCTTTTGAAATTGCAGCAGCTATCGAGGAAGGGACGGGAATCAGAGTGAGAAAATCAATTGCAGGTTTTTATATTAGAGCAGGCCGACCAACATTTAAGGATGCATCGATTGCCGCAAAAATCGGAGCAAAAGTGGCACAATGTGTGAGCGATAACCAATTTGGTGTAATGGTCGGTGTAGGCAATGACCGAATTCAAGCATTTCCCTTTCAGCAATTAAGAAAACAATTTAATAGTCTGCATCCCCAAACACTGGAAATAGCTAAACAATATAACAAAGTAATCTATTAAAGGAGGTGAGCACATGTTACAAATATTAGTCGTATGTGGAGCAGGATTAGGCAGCAGTTTTGCTTGCCAGATGAGTGTGGAGAGTGTCCTGCAGGATATTGGAGTGAAGGCATCAGTGGACCATTCCGATATTTCATCTGCTGCCGGGACAAGAGCTGACATTATTATTTCAGGTAAAAATTTCGAATCACAATTTCAAAGATACGATCTACCGATGGACCTGATTTTCTTAGATCGTCTAGTAGACAAAAAGGAAATTGAGGAAAAACTAGTTCCCGTTTTAAAGGCAAAAGGAGCGTTATAAATAAAGGGGGTTATCATAATGGCAGTCATTGATTTCATTATCAACAGTATCTTAACACAAGCTTCCATCACCATCGCATTAATTGCATTTGCTGGACTTTTATTACAGCGTAAGCCTTTTGGTGAAGTGATGTCAGGCAGT includes the following:
- a CDS encoding 6-phosphofructokinase: MKKVALITSGGDGAGINATIEMMANHPHIDLYGFSGGYNGISTNEPIHLTPQYVENKSLAGIHYVQTGRSDLPYTQEGRDKLHRKLKSEGFECLIVCGGNGSQRAAQLLHKEGTNTIFIPMTVDNDVIGSDYSIGFDTALNKLMDLLYGLHDTAANMPGRIFMVEVLGGNSGNLALESTVAGAGDLAIVPEYVTQKRAITKVVKEKLKQKQSLVIVCSESAYEDKNYQSGNQGVSFEIAAAIEEGTGIRVRKSIAGFYIRAGRPTFKDASIAAKIGAKVAQCVSDNQFGVMVGVGNDRIQAFPFQQLRKQFNSLHPQTLEIAKQYNKVIY
- a CDS encoding PTS sugar transporter subunit IIB, with amino-acid sequence MLQILVVCGAGLGSSFACQMSVESVLQDIGVKASVDHSDISSAAGTRADIIISGKNFESQFQRYDLPMDLIFLDRLVDKKEIEEKLVPVLKAKGAL